A genome region from Dickeya chrysanthemi NCPPB 402 includes the following:
- a CDS encoding extracellular solute-binding protein, with protein MFTRFTLSTLRRLVALPVLLLPLYQAQAEPVDLKTLSWTDVEAQARQEGQLTWFNWYYQDRLRDEVKAFERQYGIRVTIPDGEAAASINKLLAEQYRERGDVDVISVGGSQFGLLNGPKLFWGPLRSRLPDGDKLTYQIEGVDTQGYAVAFWGNQTVIAYHSARINERDLPRTLPQFEQFLQKNPGEFTFNVENGGSGPAFIESITRTLVTDVNYRDGHVSPEIVQRLAPSWRWFNRYKSSLVISASNADSLTRLNAGEFKLAASWEDLVLSQQHKGDLSQDIKFYLPEFGMPGGGNVVGIPANARHKAAALLFIHWLTLPDTQRRFHAQFGTAPLLPSGTDDATEGVLDRSHSFAWAAKPLGDEIKKQFIQNVMLK; from the coding sequence ATGTTTACTCGATTTACGCTGTCGACGCTGCGCAGGCTGGTTGCGTTGCCGGTTTTGTTGCTGCCGTTGTATCAGGCTCAGGCTGAACCCGTTGATCTGAAAACCCTGTCGTGGACGGATGTGGAAGCGCAGGCGCGTCAGGAAGGGCAACTAACCTGGTTTAACTGGTATTACCAGGATCGGCTGCGCGACGAAGTGAAGGCATTTGAGCGGCAGTATGGTATTCGGGTCACCATTCCGGATGGCGAGGCGGCAGCCAGCATTAACAAGTTGCTGGCGGAGCAGTACCGCGAGCGGGGGGATGTCGACGTGATCTCGGTGGGCGGTAGCCAGTTTGGGTTACTCAACGGTCCCAAATTGTTCTGGGGGCCGCTCAGATCCCGTTTACCTGATGGCGATAAACTGACTTACCAAATCGAAGGCGTTGATACCCAGGGGTATGCGGTAGCATTTTGGGGTAACCAAACGGTCATCGCTTACCATTCGGCCCGCATCAACGAGCGCGATCTACCGCGTACGCTACCCCAGTTTGAACAGTTTCTGCAGAAAAACCCCGGCGAATTCACCTTTAACGTGGAAAACGGCGGTTCCGGCCCGGCATTTATCGAATCCATCACACGGACGCTGGTCACCGATGTGAACTATCGGGACGGTCACGTCTCGCCGGAGATAGTGCAGCGGCTGGCGCCGTCCTGGCGCTGGTTCAACCGTTACAAAAGTAGCCTGGTGATCAGCGCCTCCAATGCCGATAGCCTCACCCGGCTGAATGCCGGCGAGTTTAAACTTGCCGCATCCTGGGAAGATTTGGTGCTCTCGCAACAGCATAAAGGGGACCTGTCGCAGGACATCAAATTCTACCTGCCTGAATTCGGTATGCCGGGCGGTGGGAATGTGGTCGGCATCCCGGCGAATGCCAGACATAAAGCGGCGGCCTTGTTGTTTATTCACTGGCTGACATTGCCGGATACGCAACGACGTTTCCACGCGCAGTTCGGCACCGCGCCGTTGTTGCCGTCCGGCACTGACGACGCAACGGAAGGCGTACTGGACCGATCGCATAGCTTTGCCTGGGCGGCTAAACCCCTGGGCGATGAAATCAAAAAACAATTTATTCAAAACGTGATGCTGAAATGA
- a CDS encoding ABC transporter permease, translating into MQQTAVNRLNRLLVALLLLLGCVWFILPFAMAVLWSLVDPAHPWAYPDVFPPVLSLLRWRDLWNNTSLPDALLHSYLLAPLVTLTCLLLAMPTAYALGRLSFPGKGVAQVLTLLPIVLPGFVVAVFFSSLLMQLGIYSRFLGIFLGHTVLFLPYAIRIMSVSFSQVRQDLIDAARNMGASRWRVFRVVYWPSLQSGAMASMIMVFILSIEEFSVSYIVGAPDFITVPTILYSYLGYNFIRPNAAVVSLILVLPNVVLMLLMERCLKHVPTSAFVNKG; encoded by the coding sequence ATGCAGCAAACGGCCGTTAACCGACTCAATCGTCTGCTGGTGGCGTTGCTTCTGCTGCTGGGGTGTGTGTGGTTTATCCTGCCGTTTGCCATGGCGGTGCTGTGGTCGCTGGTGGATCCTGCGCATCCCTGGGCTTACCCGGATGTGTTTCCACCGGTGTTGTCACTGCTGCGCTGGCGCGATCTCTGGAATAACACCTCATTGCCTGATGCGCTGTTGCACAGCTACCTGCTGGCACCCTTAGTCACGCTGACTTGCCTGTTGTTGGCGATGCCGACCGCGTATGCCTTAGGCCGGTTGTCGTTTCCCGGTAAAGGCGTCGCGCAGGTATTGACGCTGTTGCCGATCGTATTGCCGGGATTCGTGGTGGCGGTGTTCTTCTCTTCATTGCTCATGCAACTGGGCATCTATTCACGATTTCTGGGGATTTTTCTCGGTCACACGGTGCTGTTCCTGCCGTATGCCATTCGAATTATGAGCGTCTCCTTCAGCCAGGTGCGGCAGGATTTGATTGATGCGGCGCGTAATATGGGGGCGTCGCGCTGGCGTGTCTTCCGGGTAGTCTATTGGCCGTCGCTTCAGTCCGGTGCAATGGCATCGATGATCATGGTGTTCATCCTGTCGATTGAAGAATTTTCCGTTTCTTACATCGTGGGGGCGCCTGATTTCATCACCGTTCCTACCATCTTGTATTCCTATCTTGGCTACAACTTTATCCGGCCTAATGCCGCTGTAGTGTCACTGATCCTGGTGCTCCCCAACGTGGTGTTGATGTTACTGATGGAGCGCTGTCTCAAGCATGTGCCGACATCCGCATTCGTTAATAAGGGATAG
- a CDS encoding ABC transporter permease, whose amino-acid sequence MRASLMAYLLLLPGVGVIVLAMGAVVGMAFSQSLGFFNFAGDSEFSLRFWQTMLADEQLWRSFFYSARIALLSAVLSVALAYPLAIWLRKPFPGAVTLRAVLKAPLLVPGLTAAFLFVNFISYQGFLNLAMLRLGLTERPIRLQNDANGIGVIVLQVWKQMPFALLLLSGSVQAIGDTLLDAARNLGAGMWVRFRRIVLPLTLRALQTAMMLIFIGAAGDFSFQSVAGPVNLNSMSQLMLRVQQAGTEGWNQAAVVAVMLMLLSLAGAGLLAFATGAAVRGIRG is encoded by the coding sequence ATGAGAGCGTCATTGATGGCGTATCTGTTGCTGTTGCCGGGGGTGGGCGTGATCGTGCTGGCGATGGGGGCCGTCGTAGGGATGGCGTTTTCTCAGTCGCTGGGTTTTTTCAATTTTGCCGGAGACAGTGAATTCTCGCTGCGTTTTTGGCAAACCATGCTGGCTGACGAGCAGCTCTGGCGCTCTTTTTTCTACTCGGCGCGTATTGCGCTGCTCAGTGCGGTGCTGTCGGTCGCATTGGCTTATCCTTTGGCCATCTGGTTACGTAAACCCTTTCCTGGTGCGGTGACCCTGCGTGCCGTGTTGAAAGCGCCGTTGCTGGTGCCGGGGCTGACGGCGGCATTTCTGTTCGTCAATTTCATCTCTTATCAAGGGTTTCTCAACCTGGCGATGCTACGGTTGGGGCTAACGGAACGGCCGATTCGCCTGCAAAACGATGCCAACGGCATTGGCGTGATTGTGCTTCAGGTGTGGAAACAGATGCCGTTTGCGTTGTTGCTGCTGAGCGGTTCGGTGCAGGCCATCGGCGATACCCTGCTGGATGCCGCTCGCAATCTGGGGGCCGGTATGTGGGTTCGTTTCCGCCGTATTGTGTTGCCGCTGACGTTGCGGGCGTTGCAGACCGCCATGATGCTGATTTTCATTGGTGCGGCGGGTGATTTTTCCTTTCAGTCGGTAGCCGGCCCGGTCAACCTGAATTCGATGTCGCAACTGATGTTGCGCGTACAGCAGGCGGGAACGGAAGGCTGGAATCAGGCGGCGGTGGTGGCGGTAATGCTGATGCTGTTGTCGCTGGCGGGAGCCGGGTTATTGGCCTTCGCTACGGGTGCGGCCGTACGTGGCATAAGGGGATAA
- a CDS encoding ABC transporter ATP-binding protein: MSRLEVECASVAYGDIPVLKGVSFDVGKGEFVTLLGPSGCGKTTLLRAIAGFVPLDDGRIRIGGRDMNGLAPEKRNTAMCFQSYALFPHLTVSENIAFGLQQRPVERETLSHRVVETALMVAMAGHLDKLPGQLSGGQQQRVALARSMAVRPDVMLFDEPLSNLDARLREQLRLQIRMLQRKQGFTAVYVTHDQAEALAMSDKVIVMHGGRIIQAGTPQDIYHRPVNRFVADFIGTANIMTGSVISRDEYSGHYRVATALGELIVASDEAPRQDRVYLCWRPENARLLPMPSQGQNIFSLRIKRHTFLGNLTDIEGCSPDSDTQSYRIQLLGSQPLLEGDTHCFSVPPGALRFLQEVVT, encoded by the coding sequence ATGAGTCGACTGGAAGTAGAATGCGCCAGCGTGGCTTACGGTGATATTCCCGTCCTCAAGGGAGTATCGTTTGATGTCGGCAAAGGTGAATTCGTTACCCTGCTTGGCCCGTCAGGATGTGGTAAAACCACGTTATTGCGCGCGATAGCCGGTTTTGTACCGCTGGACGACGGGCGTATTCGTATTGGTGGCCGGGATATGAATGGCCTGGCGCCGGAAAAGCGCAATACGGCGATGTGCTTCCAGTCCTATGCATTATTTCCCCATCTTACGGTATCGGAAAATATCGCCTTTGGGCTACAACAACGGCCTGTAGAGCGGGAGACGCTGAGCCACCGGGTGGTGGAAACGGCGCTGATGGTGGCGATGGCCGGACATCTCGACAAATTGCCCGGCCAGCTCTCCGGTGGACAACAACAGCGGGTGGCGCTGGCGCGATCGATGGCGGTACGACCGGATGTGATGCTCTTTGATGAGCCATTATCCAATCTGGATGCCAGGTTACGCGAGCAACTGCGTTTACAGATCCGTATGTTGCAACGTAAGCAGGGCTTTACCGCCGTGTACGTTACACATGATCAGGCGGAAGCGCTGGCAATGTCCGACAAGGTGATTGTGATGCACGGTGGCCGCATTATTCAGGCCGGTACTCCGCAGGACATTTATCACCGGCCGGTCAACCGGTTTGTCGCCGATTTTATTGGCACGGCCAATATCATGACGGGTTCCGTCATATCACGCGATGAATATAGCGGGCATTATCGGGTCGCCACCGCACTCGGCGAGCTGATTGTGGCGTCGGATGAGGCGCCGCGTCAGGATCGCGTTTATTTGTGCTGGCGGCCGGAAAACGCCCGTCTGCTACCGATGCCTTCACAGGGGCAAAATATCTTTTCGCTGCGCATCAAACGCCATACTTTTCTTGGCAACCTGACTGACATTGAAGGGTGTTCGCCAGATTCCGATACCCAGAGCTACCGCATTCAATTGTTGGGCTCCCAGCCGTTGCTGGAAGGTGATACCCACTGCTTTTCAGTGCCTCCCGGTGCGTTGCGTTTTTTGCAGGAGGTGGTGACATGA
- a CDS encoding ROK family protein: protein MRPILHDNESITVNERLVLDIVRRHRCIMRSAVSPQTNLTQPSVHRIIDNLLDRGLLRLGESIVHGRGKPSPALELAPSARYSIGISVNTDTLAFCLCDFSCQVLHEETLDLPPDDRTRAMFMLKTRIRKALQQYAIPAQAVVGVGFAIAGYLMEEKRLFNAPEPLHDWSLIDLKSELETLFDLEVWTENNATTGAIGESVLGAGLNYPTFGYLSFNYGFGAGLILNGQPFCGSFGNAGEISRIYTEQEFPSRPALGELLKRLNARGINIRQVSALRQQFDPQWPGVREWVDEVRPYLNRAIDALRAVVDPAAIVFGGELPVALGEMLLSVPPTQQPPRYGQAARYPRLLLSKIQHDPAVIGAALMPFKARYFT, encoded by the coding sequence ATGCGGCCAATACTTCACGACAACGAAAGCATCACGGTGAACGAACGTCTGGTTCTGGATATTGTTCGCCGCCATCGCTGCATCATGCGCTCCGCCGTTTCGCCGCAAACCAATCTCACCCAGCCATCGGTACACCGCATTATTGATAACCTGCTGGATCGCGGATTGCTGCGGTTGGGCGAAAGTATCGTGCACGGGCGCGGCAAACCCAGCCCGGCGCTGGAGCTGGCGCCGTCCGCGCGTTACAGCATCGGCATTTCGGTGAATACCGATACGCTGGCATTTTGCCTGTGCGATTTCAGTTGTCAGGTGCTGCATGAAGAAACACTGGACCTCCCGCCGGATGACCGCACTCGGGCCATGTTTATGTTGAAAACACGGATACGTAAGGCACTGCAACAGTACGCCATACCCGCGCAGGCGGTAGTTGGCGTCGGGTTCGCCATCGCCGGTTATCTAATGGAAGAAAAACGGTTATTTAATGCACCGGAGCCGCTGCACGACTGGTCGCTGATCGATCTCAAAAGTGAGCTGGAAACCCTGTTTGACCTGGAGGTCTGGACAGAAAACAACGCCACCACCGGTGCGATTGGCGAATCCGTGCTGGGCGCAGGACTGAACTATCCCACCTTCGGCTACCTGTCATTCAATTACGGTTTTGGCGCCGGCCTCATTCTCAACGGCCAGCCGTTTTGCGGTTCTTTCGGTAATGCGGGCGAAATCAGCCGTATTTATACCGAGCAGGAATTCCCTTCGCGGCCGGCACTGGGAGAGTTACTCAAACGGCTTAATGCCCGCGGCATCAATATCCGGCAGGTCAGCGCGCTGCGCCAACAGTTTGACCCGCAATGGCCTGGCGTACGCGAGTGGGTTGATGAGGTCAGGCCGTATCTGAATCGGGCCATTGATGCGCTACGGGCGGTGGTAGACCCGGCCGCCATCGTATTTGGCGGCGAATTACCGGTAGCATTGGGAGAAATGTTGCTCAGCGTTCCCCCCACCCAGCAACCGCCACGTTATGGACAGGCCGCCCGCTATCCGCGACTCTTGCTGAGCAAGATACAACATGACCCTGCGGTCATTGGCGCGGCGTTAATGCCTTTCAAAGCCCGCTATTTCACCTGA
- a CDS encoding LysR family transcriptional regulator, which yields MLTKTTLEQWALLQAVVELGGFAPAAQAFNRSQSSVSYQLSLMQERLGVSLLVPSGRRTVLTAQGQQLLTQAIPLLNAFRALELRADMLRRGGRARLDLVVDSIFPKPILFGALRTFQLHHPHTQVHLMEVLRSESRAQLAGYQADIWLISQPWEGVNRGRLLMEMAFVAVARADHPLHQLTTPLSFADLAAYPLIEIIDRQQQKDSLYKPASTENWTFTTVEAAIEAVMHGVGYGWMPEARVASGLASGELKLLPLPQGGRRFTPLYLVVEEEKQPYDTEVAMLVALLTEATAASDYRDVVTLSGGTPASGEIAGFERH from the coding sequence ATGTTGACGAAAACGACACTGGAACAATGGGCGTTGCTGCAGGCGGTCGTCGAGCTGGGCGGGTTTGCTCCGGCGGCGCAAGCGTTTAATCGTAGCCAGTCTTCGGTCAGTTATCAGTTGTCGTTGATGCAGGAGCGGCTGGGGGTGTCGTTGTTGGTGCCCTCCGGACGCCGAACGGTGCTGACTGCCCAGGGGCAGCAATTGCTGACGCAGGCAATCCCGTTGCTCAATGCCTTCAGGGCGCTGGAATTGCGGGCAGATATGCTGCGACGCGGCGGCCGAGCCAGGCTTGATCTGGTGGTGGACAGTATCTTCCCTAAACCAATCTTGTTTGGCGCATTACGCACCTTTCAGTTGCATCATCCACATACGCAGGTGCATCTGATGGAGGTGCTGCGCAGTGAAAGCCGGGCGCAGCTTGCCGGGTATCAGGCCGATATCTGGTTAATTTCTCAGCCGTGGGAAGGGGTTAATCGGGGGCGGTTGTTGATGGAAATGGCGTTTGTCGCCGTCGCGCGGGCTGACCATCCGTTGCATCAACTAACAACTCCCTTGTCATTTGCCGATCTTGCTGCTTATCCGCTGATTGAAATCATTGACCGGCAACAACAAAAAGACAGCCTGTATAAACCGGCCAGTACCGAAAACTGGACGTTTACCACCGTCGAGGCGGCGATAGAAGCGGTGATGCACGGCGTCGGCTATGGCTGGATGCCGGAAGCACGTGTCGCATCTGGGCTGGCCTCCGGTGAATTGAAGCTGTTGCCGTTACCACAGGGAGGGCGGCGTTTTACGCCGCTCTATCTGGTGGTGGAAGAAGAGAAACAGCCTTATGACACTGAAGTCGCCATGCTGGTGGCGTTGTTGACGGAAGCGACGGCGGCATCTGATTATCGTGACGTTGTCACTTTATCGGGCGGTACGCCGGCATCAGGTGAAATAGCGGGCTTTGAAAGGCATTAA
- a CDS encoding phenolic acid decarboxylase, translated as MSNFDKQDLSGFVGKHLVYTYDNGWNYEIYVKNDHTLDYRIHSGIVANRWVKDQQVFIARVARDVYKISWTEPTGTDVSLIINLADRIFHGTIFFPRWVINNPEKTVCFQNDHIPLMESYRAAGPAYPTEVIDEFATITFVRDCGENDNSVINCPASDLPDNFPQNLR; from the coding sequence ATGAGCAATTTCGACAAGCAGGATCTGAGCGGTTTTGTGGGAAAGCATCTGGTCTATACCTACGATAACGGCTGGAATTACGAGATATACGTGAAAAATGACCACACGCTGGATTACCGCATTCATAGTGGTATCGTGGCCAATCGCTGGGTGAAGGACCAGCAGGTATTTATCGCCCGCGTCGCGCGCGACGTCTATAAAATCTCCTGGACGGAACCCACCGGTACCGATGTGAGCCTGATCATTAATCTGGCTGATCGGATTTTCCACGGCACCATTTTCTTCCCGCGCTGGGTCATCAACAATCCGGAAAAAACCGTCTGCTTCCAGAATGATCACATTCCGTTGATGGAGTCTTACCGTGCGGCAGGCCCCGCCTACCCGACTGAAGTGATTGACGAATTTGCCACTATTACCTTTGTGCGTGATTGCGGCGAAAACGACAATAGCGTAATCAATTGCCCGGCCAGCGATCTGCCGGACAATTTCCCGCAGAACCTGCGCTAA
- a CDS encoding PTS ascorbate transporter subunit IIC — MDILLSLVKTPAVIIAIVAFLGLLFQRASLSRLITGTFLSFIGFTMIKIGGGILMKVLTAFSSLFSHAFDIAGVVPSNEAIMAATIDKIGATAALILLFAMLLNILLARFTRLKYIYLSLHLVLFMAFAFTAVLIQLNYSNTTIIIVSSLLIGIYMAASPYILSRFSRAIIGSNEYAISHAAITSYVIGSYLGKWFGNKNSDTEHLTLSQRFDFLREPNVATLLTMLVLLLLSCLFATQPQIKDAMVMVYGTGAADKNVVIFILEQSATFACGLYLAKAGVNLFTAEIVPAFKGFANVFAPGAIPAVDVMVLFTKAPNATLIGFLVSFSVELVCILLFPLIGLPIIVPGIMASFITGGAAAIFGNATGGVRGAVLASSLNGLLLCVLPALTLPLFSHLGAQGVTFADPDFTLPSLILDRLLRWFN, encoded by the coding sequence ATGGATATTTTGCTTAGTTTGGTTAAAACCCCCGCGGTCATTATTGCCATCGTGGCATTTCTCGGTTTGTTGTTTCAGCGCGCGTCGCTTTCCCGCCTGATCACCGGCACTTTTCTGTCGTTTATCGGTTTTACCATGATAAAAATCGGCGGCGGCATTCTGATGAAAGTACTGACGGCTTTCAGTTCGTTGTTTTCTCATGCTTTCGATATCGCCGGCGTGGTGCCCAGTAATGAAGCCATTATGGCGGCAACCATCGACAAGATCGGCGCCACCGCCGCACTGATTCTGCTGTTCGCGATGTTGCTGAATATTCTGCTGGCCCGCTTTACCCGCTTAAAATATATCTACCTGTCGCTGCATTTGGTGTTGTTCATGGCGTTTGCGTTTACCGCGGTGCTGATTCAACTCAATTACAGCAACACCACGATTATTATCGTTTCATCACTGCTGATCGGCATTTATATGGCCGCCTCGCCCTATATTCTCAGCCGGTTCAGTCGCGCGATAATCGGTTCTAACGAGTACGCCATTTCACACGCCGCCATCACCTCCTACGTGATCGGTTCTTATCTGGGAAAATGGTTTGGCAACAAAAACAGCGATACGGAGCACCTGACGCTCAGCCAGCGTTTTGATTTCTTGCGGGAACCGAATGTCGCCACCTTGCTGACCATGCTGGTGCTGTTGCTGCTTTCCTGCCTGTTTGCCACCCAGCCGCAAATTAAAGACGCCATGGTAATGGTATACGGCACCGGTGCCGCGGATAAAAACGTAGTGATCTTTATTCTGGAGCAATCCGCTACGTTTGCCTGCGGACTGTATCTGGCGAAAGCAGGCGTTAACCTGTTTACGGCTGAAATCGTGCCGGCATTTAAAGGATTCGCCAACGTATTCGCCCCTGGCGCCATTCCCGCCGTCGACGTGATGGTGCTCTTTACCAAAGCCCCCAACGCTACGTTGATCGGTTTTCTGGTCAGCTTCTCGGTAGAGCTGGTCTGTATTCTGCTGTTCCCGCTGATCGGGCTGCCGATTATCGTGCCGGGTATCATGGCCAGCTTCATCACCGGCGGCGCCGCCGCTATTTTCGGAAACGCGACCGGCGGTGTGCGCGGTGCGGTGCTGGCCAGCAGCCTGAACGGCCTGTTGCTCTGTGTGTTGCCGGCGCTGACGCTGCCATTGTTTTCGCATCTCGGCGCACAAGGCGTCACGTTCGCCGATCCGGATTTCACACTGCCGTCACTGATTCTGGATCGTCTGCTGCGCTGGTTTAACTGA
- a CDS encoding methyl-accepting chemotaxis protein, which produces MSVFGNAVRNLKISHKLYGGFGIVLLLVILASAFSSVRFFMIRDLYIKSSIMNDMGNFIDLTRIARIKFTYTLNNDNLNNLNKYLDQARQLNEKTNALRWDEAYQADFKNVAQDFTDYAKNIDRVKSSVDGMNEVTKDIAALDQKEALSDVLYTTANDINLLRQYHQTTVLYAQLVDKVHLLQKEGSDAAFKAMQGVYSQAKKSFDSLNGAFSAEAKNSISELGNRIERYNQSGVKYNEKVNQLKASDAALRATGDKLINDIDGILKKIGTRNEDIINNSVFQTVISGIIAAMLGLFIAWSVTRQITRPVIANLKLAEKIASGDLSASVTVERHDELGQLTLAMMSMTEKLRQLIADIRHSVYSVAKASSDIAAGNNDLSSRTEQQSSAIVETAASMEQLTATVKNNADNARHASQISEQASDNANRGGEIIHQVIQTMDDISGSSKKISDITTVINSIAFQTNILALNAAVEAARAGEQGRGFAVVAGEVRNLAQRSSQAAKEIEGLISESVTRVNTGTVLVSDAGSAMDDIMASVKRVHDIMGEIASASDEQSRGIAQIGAAVSEMDTTIQQNASMVHESSAASNSLEDEAAKLSQLVSVFRLSTQDESQASGYLPSLSNHRPRQAEPANRPAALPGSRSARSSADNWTTF; this is translated from the coding sequence ATGAGTGTATTTGGGAATGCAGTGAGAAATTTAAAAATTTCTCATAAGCTGTATGGCGGGTTTGGTATTGTATTGCTGCTGGTTATTCTGGCATCCGCTTTTAGCTCGGTGCGTTTTTTCATGATTCGGGACTTGTATATTAAAAGTTCGATTATGAATGACATGGGAAATTTTATTGATCTTACCCGAATTGCCCGTATTAAGTTCACCTATACCCTCAATAATGACAATCTCAACAACCTGAATAAATATCTGGATCAAGCCCGTCAGTTAAATGAAAAAACGAATGCATTGCGCTGGGATGAGGCTTATCAGGCGGATTTTAAAAATGTGGCGCAGGATTTTACCGATTACGCCAAAAATATCGATCGCGTCAAAAGTAGCGTTGACGGCATGAATGAGGTCACGAAGGATATCGCGGCGCTTGACCAGAAAGAAGCCCTGAGCGATGTGCTTTACACTACTGCAAATGATATCAATCTGTTACGTCAGTATCATCAGACCACCGTGCTCTATGCGCAACTGGTGGATAAAGTGCATTTGTTGCAAAAAGAAGGCAGCGATGCGGCGTTTAAAGCGATGCAGGGCGTTTACTCTCAGGCGAAGAAATCTTTCGATAGTTTGAATGGCGCATTCTCCGCGGAAGCAAAAAATAGTATCAGCGAGCTGGGTAACCGAATTGAGCGTTACAATCAGAGCGGGGTGAAATATAACGAGAAGGTTAATCAGTTGAAAGCGTCTGATGCCGCGCTCAGAGCGACCGGGGATAAACTGATTAATGACATTGATGGCATTCTCAAAAAGATCGGTACCCGTAACGAAGATATCATCAATAATTCAGTGTTCCAGACGGTCATTTCCGGCATCATCGCTGCGATGCTGGGATTATTTATTGCCTGGTCGGTCACGCGCCAGATTACCCGACCGGTGATTGCCAACCTGAAACTGGCGGAGAAGATCGCCAGCGGCGATTTGTCGGCCAGCGTGACGGTAGAGCGCCACGATGAGCTGGGGCAGTTGACGCTGGCCATGATGTCGATGACGGAAAAGCTGCGCCAGTTGATCGCCGATATTCGGCATAGCGTTTATAGCGTGGCAAAAGCCTCGTCTGATATTGCAGCCGGCAATAATGACCTGTCGTCACGTACCGAACAGCAGTCGTCGGCGATTGTCGAGACTGCCGCCAGTATGGAGCAACTGACCGCTACCGTGAAAAACAATGCTGACAATGCTCGCCATGCCAGCCAGATTTCTGAACAGGCGTCTGATAACGCCAACCGGGGCGGCGAGATCATTCACCAGGTGATTCAGACGATGGATGATATTTCCGGTAGTTCGAAAAAGATTTCCGATATCACTACCGTCATCAACAGTATTGCATTCCAGACTAATATTCTGGCGCTGAACGCTGCGGTGGAAGCGGCGCGCGCAGGGGAGCAAGGGCGCGGTTTCGCGGTCGTCGCCGGTGAGGTACGCAATCTGGCGCAACGCAGTTCGCAGGCGGCTAAAGAGATCGAGGGGTTGATTTCAGAATCGGTGACCCGGGTCAATACCGGCACGGTGCTGGTGTCGGATGCGGGGAGCGCCATGGATGACATTATGGCATCCGTCAAGCGGGTGCACGACATCATGGGGGAAATCGCCTCGGCGTCGGATGAGCAAAGCCGCGGCATCGCACAAATAGGCGCGGCGGTATCAGAAATGGATACCACTATCCAGCAGAACGCCTCAATGGTGCATGAATCATCGGCGGCGTCGAATTCACTGGAAGATGAAGCGGCGAAGCTGTCGCAACTGGTGTCGGTATTCCGTCTGTCGACACAGGATGAATCACAGGCATCGGGCTATCTCCCGTCGCTGAGCAACCACCGGCCACGTCAGGCCGAACCCGCCAATCGGCCGGCGGCGCTGCCTGGCAGCCGCTCAGCCCGTTCGTCAGCGGATAACTGGACGACGTTCTGA